One part of the Geothrix edaphica genome encodes these proteins:
- the ybaK gene encoding Cys-tRNA(Pro) deacylase, whose product MAKSPSTNATRLLRQAGVPYTEHPYRYEEHGGTAVSARELGVDEHAVIKTLVMEDEKGAPLIILMHGDREVSTKELARQIGAKAVQPCKPEVANRHSGYLVGGTSPLGTRKAMPVHAEASLFDLGRIYLNGGSRGFLVGLDPKDLDRVLKIQRVNVAIP is encoded by the coding sequence ATGGCCAAGTCCCCGTCAACGAATGCCACCCGGCTGTTGAGGCAGGCGGGCGTGCCCTACACCGAACACCCCTACCGCTACGAGGAGCACGGCGGCACGGCCGTGAGCGCCCGGGAGCTGGGCGTGGATGAGCACGCCGTCATCAAGACCCTGGTGATGGAGGACGAGAAGGGCGCGCCCCTGATCATCCTCATGCACGGGGACCGCGAGGTGAGCACCAAGGAGCTGGCGCGCCAGATCGGCGCGAAGGCCGTGCAGCCCTGCAAGCCCGAGGTGGCCAACCGCCACAGCGGCTACCTGGTGGGGGGCACCAGCCCCCTGGGCACCCGGAAGGCCATGCCCGTGCATGCCGAGGCCAGCCTCTTCGACCTGGGCCGCATCTACCTCAACGGCGGCAGCCGCGGCTTCCTCGTGGGGTTGGATCCGAAGGACCTGGACCGGGTGCTGAAGATCCAGCGCGTGAACGTGGCGATTCCCTGA
- a CDS encoding DinB family protein, which translates to MSFDAAIREAHLLRYRQGPDLLRRAWEDVPAEARAWRPGEGRWSAHEVVIHCADSETYAATRIRLLLADPEPLIVGYDENEWARRFDYHASDPDLALELIVALRAHTVATLSRLPEPAWGRLGRHTHSGPYGTDDWLRSYAAHLEIHAAQIRRNREAWMGLHVR; encoded by the coding sequence ATGTCCTTCGATGCCGCCATCCGGGAGGCCCACCTCCTCCGCTACCGCCAGGGCCCCGACCTGCTGCGCCGGGCCTGGGAGGACGTTCCCGCGGAGGCCCGCGCCTGGCGCCCCGGCGAGGGCCGGTGGAGCGCCCATGAGGTGGTGATCCACTGCGCGGATTCGGAGACCTATGCGGCCACCCGCATCCGCCTGCTGCTGGCCGATCCCGAGCCGCTTATCGTGGGCTACGACGAGAACGAGTGGGCCCGGCGCTTCGACTACCACGCCTCGGATCCGGACCTGGCCCTGGAGCTGATCGTGGCCCTGCGCGCCCACACGGTGGCCACGCTCTCCCGGCTTCCGGAGCCGGCCTGGGGGCGCCTGGGGCGCCACACCCACAGCGGCCCCTACGGCACGGACGACTGGCTGCGCAGCTACGCCGCCCACCTGGAGATCCACGCAGCCCAGATCCGCCGGAACCGGGAAGCCTGGATGGGCCTGCATGTCCGCTGA
- a CDS encoding arylamine N-acetyltransferase family protein — protein sequence MSADLDLAAYLRRIGFAGALEPGLETLRALHFAHATTIPFENLDIQLGLPIRLDLASLQDKLVRRRRGGYCFEQNTLFLAVLRAAGFEAIPCEARVRLGAPEVLPRTHMLLIARLAGGSWLCDVGFGGEGLLHPVPLDGQAHAQFQNLYRVSGEGGLCVLQSRREEGWEDLYAFQPEARFPVDFEMANHYTSTHPESRFIRTLTAQLPGPEVRRILRNRAYAELRGAEVAGRELAPEEVIPILRDVFGLEVPAGARFRAFEG from the coding sequence ATGTCCGCTGACCTGGACCTGGCCGCGTACCTGCGGCGCATCGGCTTCGCGGGCGCGCTGGAACCGGGCCTGGAGACCCTCCGCGCCCTCCACTTCGCCCATGCCACGACGATCCCCTTCGAGAACCTGGACATCCAGCTGGGCCTGCCCATCCGGCTGGACCTGGCCTCGCTCCAGGACAAGCTGGTGCGGCGGCGGCGCGGGGGCTATTGCTTTGAGCAGAACACCCTGTTCCTGGCCGTGCTGAGGGCGGCCGGCTTCGAGGCCATCCCCTGCGAGGCCCGGGTCCGGCTCGGGGCGCCGGAGGTCCTGCCCCGCACCCACATGCTGCTGATCGCGCGGCTGGCAGGCGGCTCCTGGCTGTGCGACGTGGGCTTCGGCGGCGAGGGGCTGCTCCATCCAGTCCCGCTGGACGGCCAGGCCCACGCCCAGTTCCAGAACCTCTACCGGGTCAGCGGGGAAGGCGGCCTGTGCGTGCTGCAATCCCGCCGCGAGGAGGGCTGGGAGGACCTCTACGCCTTCCAGCCTGAAGCGCGCTTCCCTGTCGATTTCGAGATGGCCAACCACTACACGAGCACCCATCCGGAGTCGCGGTTCATCCGGACGCTCACGGCCCAGCTGCCCGGCCCCGAGGTGCGCCGCATCCTGCGGAACCGCGCCTACGCCGAACTCCGCGGGGCCGAGGTGGCCGGCCGCGAGCTGGCGCCGGAGGAGGTGATCCCGATCCTGCGCGACGTCTTCGGTCTCGAGGTGCCCGCAGGGGCGCGGTTCCGCGCCTTCGAGGGCTAG
- a CDS encoding hemerythrin domain-containing protein produces the protein MSPPDPLLAIALAFVALGLLDRLGLWMESRGWIYWRRRRARGSVLGTTFLELQKIFESGKTEHVIEAKQDGGKESPGPSAGRLAADHAEIDLLFREARAAVAARRQAEAHRAVDRLWMRLAVHIRAEHTVLFPALAETRPELKATLQTLREDHDVFMATLATAVNTLKGPEVDWAAAQAALVAVSSRLGPHNALEEESVYPLADQFPDAQRRRLVGDLSRELAALPRRYEEG, from the coding sequence ATGTCGCCACCCGACCCCCTCCTTGCGATCGCCCTCGCCTTCGTGGCCCTGGGGCTGCTGGACCGGCTGGGGCTGTGGATGGAGAGCCGCGGGTGGATCTATTGGCGGAGGCGGAGGGCTCGGGGGTCCGTCCTGGGAACCACCTTCCTGGAGCTGCAGAAGATCTTCGAATCGGGCAAGACCGAGCACGTCATCGAGGCGAAGCAGGACGGGGGGAAGGAATCGCCCGGTCCCTCCGCGGGCCGCCTGGCGGCGGATCACGCCGAGATCGACCTCCTCTTCCGGGAAGCCCGGGCGGCGGTGGCAGCCCGGCGCCAGGCCGAGGCCCATCGGGCCGTGGACCGCCTCTGGATGCGCCTGGCCGTCCACATCCGCGCCGAGCACACCGTGCTCTTCCCCGCGCTGGCCGAGACCCGGCCCGAGCTGAAGGCCACCCTCCAGACCCTCAGGGAGGACCACGATGTCTTCATGGCCACCCTGGCCACGGCCGTGAACACCTTGAAGGGTCCCGAGGTGGACTGGGCGGCGGCGCAAGCCGCCCTGGTGGCGGTCAGCAGCCGCCTGGGCCCCCACAACGCCCTCGAGGAGGAAAGCGTCTATCCCCTGGCCGACCAGTTTCCCGACGCGCAGCGGCGACGGCTGGTGGGGGACCTGTCCCGGGAGCTGGCCGCCCTCCCCAGGCGCTACGAAGAGGGCTAG
- a CDS encoding DUF5655 domain-containing protein, whose protein sequence is MSKPLSPSSSYDLHPSVAYVQSILANLEARTGRTLEAWVALARAEGPSDGKARVVWLKAQGLGASQAGLVAQRAAAGPGHAFDDTPAGYLAAAPGYVEAQYGGKKAALHPLFERIVELARSLGPEVKICPCETIVPFYRNHVFAEVKPFASRLDLGLALGDPAAVADLSGRLKDTGGFRKKDRITHKLELTGVADLDLALAWLRRAYGRDLKA, encoded by the coding sequence ATGTCCAAGCCCCTCAGCCCCTCCAGTTCCTACGACCTCCACCCCAGCGTCGCCTATGTCCAGAGCATCCTGGCCAACCTCGAGGCCCGGACCGGTCGCACGCTGGAAGCATGGGTGGCTCTGGCGAGAGCGGAAGGCCCCTCTGACGGCAAGGCGCGCGTGGTCTGGCTGAAGGCCCAGGGGCTGGGTGCCAGCCAGGCCGGGCTCGTGGCCCAGCGGGCCGCGGCCGGGCCCGGCCATGCCTTCGACGACACGCCGGCAGGCTACCTGGCGGCGGCGCCCGGCTATGTGGAGGCGCAGTACGGCGGGAAGAAGGCCGCCCTGCACCCCCTCTTCGAACGCATCGTCGAGCTGGCCCGGAGCCTGGGTCCCGAGGTGAAGATCTGTCCCTGCGAGACCATCGTCCCCTTCTACCGGAACCATGTCTTCGCCGAGGTGAAGCCCTTCGCCTCGCGGCTCGACCTGGGCTTGGCCCTGGGCGATCCCGCCGCCGTCGCGGACCTCTCCGGCCGCCTGAAGGACACCGGCGGCTTCCGGAAGAAGGACCGGATCACCCACAAGCTCGAACTCACCGGCGTGGCGGACCTGGACCTCGCCCTGGCCTGGCTCCGGCGGGCCTACGGGCGGGACTTGAAGGCCTGA
- a CDS encoding aldo/keto reductase, whose translation MPKRPLGGTGLAISPLVFGGNVFGWTIDKQTSFDILDRFTGAGFETVDTADVYSTWKPGNVGGESETILGEWMHARGCRDRITLITKVGMPMTPDGKGLSAAWIERAVEDSLRRLQTDRIDVYLSHKYDPDASNEETLGAYQKLIAAGKVRAIGASNFDAGQLRAALDAAGAKGLPRYEVLQPEYNLYDRKSYDGALRDLAMAEGLGVITYFSLAKGFLSGKYRSEADLRQSPRGGGVKGYLNERGFRILRALDDVAARHGAKPAEVALAWLMARPGVTAPIASATSLNQLGSLLRAASLTLAAEDMAALEDASRN comes from the coding sequence ATCCCCAAGCGCCCGCTGGGCGGCACCGGCCTCGCGATCTCGCCACTGGTCTTCGGTGGCAACGTATTCGGCTGGACCATCGACAAGCAGACCTCGTTCGATATCCTCGACCGCTTCACTGGGGCCGGCTTCGAGACGGTGGACACGGCCGATGTGTACTCGACCTGGAAGCCCGGCAACGTGGGCGGCGAGTCGGAGACCATCCTCGGCGAGTGGATGCATGCCCGCGGTTGCCGCGACCGGATCACCCTGATCACCAAGGTCGGCATGCCGATGACGCCGGACGGGAAGGGCCTGTCCGCGGCCTGGATCGAGCGTGCGGTGGAGGACTCGCTGCGGCGCCTGCAGACCGATCGCATCGATGTCTACCTGTCCCACAAGTACGACCCCGACGCCTCGAACGAGGAGACCCTCGGCGCCTACCAGAAGCTGATCGCCGCCGGGAAGGTGCGGGCCATCGGGGCTTCGAACTTCGACGCGGGCCAGCTGCGCGCGGCCCTGGATGCGGCCGGAGCCAAGGGCCTCCCGCGCTACGAGGTGCTGCAGCCCGAGTACAACCTGTACGACCGCAAAAGCTACGATGGCGCTCTGCGCGACCTGGCCATGGCCGAGGGCCTCGGCGTCATTACCTACTTCAGCCTGGCCAAGGGCTTCCTCAGCGGCAAGTACCGCAGCGAGGCCGACCTGAGGCAGAGCCCGCGCGGCGGCGGGGTCAAGGGCTACCTCAACGAACGCGGCTTCCGCATCCTCCGGGCGCTCGACGACGTAGCCGCCCGGCACGGGGCGAAGCCCGCCGAGGTCGCCCTGGCCTGGCTGATGGCCCGGCCCGGCGTCACCGCGCCCATCGCCAGCGCGACTTCGCTGAATCAGCTCGGAAGCCTGCTCCGGGCGGCCTCCCTGACCCTGGCCGCCGAGGACATGGCCGCCCTGGAAGACGCCAGCCGGAACTGA